The following coding sequences are from one Thermostaphylospora chromogena window:
- a CDS encoding endonuclease/exonuclease/phosphatase family protein, whose amino-acid sequence MHIRPAASASPLIAVLTMIVLELLRASGPLIDASPGGPAGKALVALAVFTAPVLAWPLTAALRGRSVAAAVATLIAARLALQAFPTPPPAAGLAAAAIGMITLVLAVARAEGGAATIGLLCGVALDVALRSLSATWDVVWQPGWVPWLVTAAECGAAAAAARWTLRRPGTDRPCGPHAWVVGPFLGLCVLFLANPAFVASQAGLTTPTASGALILGALFAVVVAGEVRHAPERHARYAGLAAAPAAGGAVAAALLTSGRHVAILVIAAQLAAGVLLARGLSATPSRNGVRAAGLGAGLGFLLTVLPYQAYYETPLWVPNGFWPLASVAALAVAASRRVPVAPPRPLAHEFRLAGACAIALLAPVVALVATPSPVTEQPSRGRLKLLSWNVHYGVSGAAAVSPEAVARVIEHSGADVVMLQEVSRGWPVGGGLDLAEWLSRRLRLRYVWAPGADGQLGNVILSRIPLRDARAGVLPHGREPIRHSYAAATVAVPGAGELRLMTTHLRDRAENAPARPEQIDALLKAWGGGRPAVIAGDLDLRPSRDTGRGKGFLSAQDATGHGSEPTTDRPRIDRIWGSDGVVFSDFSIMREATVSGRFPLKVTIAPAT is encoded by the coding sequence ATGCATATCCGCCCAGCCGCATCGGCTTCACCGCTCATCGCCGTGCTGACGATGATCGTGCTGGAACTGCTGCGGGCGAGCGGCCCCCTCATCGATGCCTCGCCCGGCGGCCCGGCCGGTAAGGCCCTGGTCGCGCTCGCCGTCTTCACGGCCCCCGTCCTGGCCTGGCCGCTCACCGCCGCCCTCCGCGGCCGCTCCGTGGCCGCGGCGGTCGCGACCCTGATCGCCGCACGCCTCGCGCTGCAGGCGTTCCCCACCCCGCCGCCCGCGGCGGGTCTGGCCGCCGCGGCCATCGGCATGATCACGTTGGTCCTGGCCGTCGCCCGCGCCGAAGGCGGTGCCGCGACCATCGGGCTCCTGTGCGGCGTCGCGCTGGACGTGGCGCTGCGTTCCCTGTCGGCCACCTGGGACGTCGTCTGGCAGCCCGGCTGGGTCCCCTGGCTGGTCACGGCCGCGGAGTGCGGCGCCGCCGCCGCTGCCGCCCGGTGGACGCTGCGCCGCCCCGGCACCGATCGACCCTGCGGCCCGCACGCCTGGGTCGTCGGCCCCTTCCTCGGCCTGTGCGTGCTGTTCCTGGCCAATCCCGCCTTCGTCGCCTCCCAGGCGGGACTCACCACGCCCACCGCCAGCGGTGCGCTGATCCTCGGCGCGCTGTTCGCCGTGGTCGTGGCCGGGGAGGTCAGGCACGCCCCCGAGCGGCACGCCCGCTACGCCGGTCTGGCCGCCGCCCCGGCGGCGGGCGGCGCGGTGGCGGCCGCCCTGCTCACCTCCGGCCGCCACGTGGCGATCCTCGTCATCGCCGCCCAGCTAGCCGCCGGAGTGCTGCTGGCCAGAGGGCTGTCCGCCACGCCGAGCAGGAACGGGGTGCGGGCGGCCGGTCTCGGCGCGGGCCTGGGGTTCCTGCTCACCGTCCTGCCCTACCAGGCCTACTACGAGACGCCGCTCTGGGTGCCGAACGGCTTCTGGCCGCTCGCCTCGGTCGCGGCGCTCGCCGTCGCGGCCTCCCGCCGCGTGCCCGTCGCCCCGCCCCGCCCGCTCGCCCACGAGTTCCGCCTGGCGGGCGCCTGCGCGATCGCGCTCCTCGCCCCGGTCGTCGCCCTGGTCGCCACCCCGTCCCCGGTCACCGAGCAGCCCTCCCGCGGGCGGCTGAAACTGCTGTCGTGGAACGTCCACTACGGCGTGAGCGGTGCGGCGGCCGTCTCGCCCGAGGCCGTCGCCCGGGTGATCGAGCACAGCGGCGCCGACGTCGTCATGCTCCAGGAGGTCTCCCGCGGCTGGCCCGTCGGCGGCGGTCTGGACCTCGCCGAGTGGCTCTCCCGCAGGCTGCGCCTGCGCTATGTGTGGGCGCCCGGCGCCGACGGCCAGCTCGGCAACGTGATCCTCTCCCGGATCCCGCTGCGGGACGCGCGGGCCGGCGTCCTGCCGCACGGGCGGGAGCCGATACGGCACTCGTACGCGGCGGCGACGGTCGCCGTTCCGGGCGCGGGCGAGCTGCGGCTGATGACCACCCATCTGCGAGACCGCGCCGAGAACGCACCGGCCCGGCCGGAGCAGATCGACGCCCTGCTGAAGGCGTGGGGCGGGGGCAGACCCGCGGTGATCGCCGGTGACCTCGATCTCCGGCCGTCCCGGGACACCGGGCGCGGAAAGGGGTTCCTCAGCGCCCAGGACGCCACCGGCCACGGCTCGGAGCCGACGACCGACCGGCCCCGGATCGATCGGATCTGGGGCAGCGACGGCGTGGTGTTCAGCGACTTCTCGATCATGCGTGAGGCGACCGTCTCCGGCCGCTTCCCGTTGAAGGTCACGATCGCCCCCGCCACCTGA